The following coding sequences are from one Vicinamibacterales bacterium window:
- a CDS encoding glycosyltransferase family 1 protein, whose translation MRIAVDARELADRPTGVGRYLAALLDAWTTSGAARRHEFVLYAHRPAALAPDAWRSSARLLAGAGGTAWEQWDLARAVAHDRPDVLFAPAYTAPLLTGTPIVVTVHDVSFFAHPEWFSWREGLRRRWVTAWSARRARIVLAPSAFSASEIVRFTGVDEARVRVVHSGVQPPPGPPADGRAPAVLYVGTLFQRRRLDVLIDAFQVVAARHPTARLDLVGANRTQPFVDIAALIAARGLGERVRVHDWVDDPTLERLYGDAAVFVFLSRYEGFGFTPLEAMARGAVPVVLDTPVAREIYGDAAWRVSDGPAITSDVADAIARLLDDPDERARFRSAAAPVLAGYRWDAAAARVLACLEEAGRG comes from the coding sequence ATGCGGATCGCCGTGGACGCGCGCGAGCTCGCCGATCGGCCCACGGGCGTCGGGCGCTACCTGGCGGCCCTGCTCGACGCCTGGACCACGTCGGGCGCGGCCCGCCGGCACGAGTTCGTGCTCTACGCGCATCGGCCCGCCGCGCTGGCGCCCGACGCCTGGCGGTCCTCGGCACGCCTGCTGGCCGGCGCCGGCGGGACCGCCTGGGAGCAGTGGGACCTGGCCCGCGCGGTCGCGCACGACCGCCCCGACGTCCTCTTCGCGCCCGCGTACACGGCGCCGCTCCTGACGGGGACGCCCATCGTCGTGACGGTCCACGACGTCTCGTTCTTCGCGCATCCCGAGTGGTTCTCGTGGCGCGAGGGGCTGCGGCGGCGATGGGTCACGGCGTGGTCCGCGCGTCGCGCCCGGATCGTGCTGGCGCCGTCGGCCTTTTCCGCCTCCGAGATCGTACGGTTCACGGGCGTCGACGAAGCCCGCGTGCGCGTCGTGCACAGCGGCGTCCAGCCTCCGCCCGGGCCGCCGGCGGACGGACGCGCGCCAGCCGTGCTGTACGTCGGCACGCTCTTCCAGCGGCGGCGGCTCGACGTCCTCATCGACGCCTTCCAGGTGGTGGCAGCCCGGCATCCCACCGCCAGGCTCGATCTCGTCGGCGCCAACCGCACGCAGCCGTTCGTGGACATCGCCGCGCTCATCGCCGCGCGCGGCCTCGGCGAGCGCGTCCGCGTGCACGACTGGGTGGACGATCCGACGCTCGAGCGCCTGTATGGTGACGCCGCGGTCTTCGTGTTCCTGTCGCGGTACGAGGGGTTCGGCTTCACGCCCCTCGAGGCGATGGCGCGAGGCGCCGTGCCGGTCGTCCTCGACACGCCAGTGGCGCGCGAGATCTATGGCGACGCGGCCTGGCGGGTGAGCGACGGCCCCGCGATCACGTCCGACGTCGCCGACGCCATCGCGCGCCTCCTGGATGATCCCGACGAGCGCGCCCGCTTCCGCTCGGCGGCAGCACCCGTGCTCGCTGGCTACCGATGGGACGCGGCGGCGGCGCGCGTGCTGGCGTGCCTCGAGGAGGCCGGCCGTGGCTGA
- a CDS encoding glycosyltransferase family 1 protein: MVPFANVRVLVDYRPALRARTGIGEYVHELTRALAAAPPAGSTVTAFSSSWRDRVDETLGQAAPGVRVIDRRVPVRALTWAWHRLAWPPVEAFAGDVDVVHSPTPLRVPARRAAQVVTVFDLHFLAEPDAGADAVRRDFVALARRHVTTADHVIAGSAYAAGLVATTLGVPPEKVTTTPLGAPAWAAGVRSMRGQAPGRTLLVIGTLEPRKNLGLVLDAYARLRERRADAPPLVVAGRVAAGGAAWADRAARPPLIGHVKMMGYVDDATRLRLYADARAVLVPSLDEGFGLPALEAMACGVPVVVSPAGALPEVVGTAGIVAPLDAPEAWADAIEGLLDEARAGALGARGLVRAAGFSWATTAAATWNAYRLAMAARAERA; encoded by the coding sequence GTGGTACCGTTCGCGAACGTGCGTGTGCTCGTCGACTACCGTCCCGCGCTTCGGGCGCGAACCGGCATCGGCGAGTACGTGCACGAGCTGACGCGGGCCCTTGCCGCGGCGCCGCCAGCCGGCTCGACGGTCACGGCTTTCTCGTCGTCGTGGCGCGACCGCGTGGACGAGACGCTCGGGCAGGCCGCGCCGGGCGTGCGTGTCATCGATCGCCGGGTCCCGGTCCGGGCGCTCACGTGGGCCTGGCACCGGCTGGCGTGGCCGCCCGTCGAGGCGTTCGCCGGCGACGTCGATGTCGTCCACTCCCCGACGCCGCTTCGCGTGCCGGCCCGTCGCGCCGCGCAGGTGGTCACGGTGTTCGACCTGCACTTCCTGGCGGAACCGGACGCGGGCGCCGACGCCGTCCGCCGCGACTTCGTCGCCCTCGCGCGCCGCCACGTGACGACGGCGGACCACGTGATCGCCGGATCGGCGTACGCCGCCGGCCTCGTCGCCACGACCCTCGGCGTGCCGCCGGAAAAGGTCACGACGACGCCCCTCGGCGCCCCCGCCTGGGCGGCCGGCGTCCGGTCGATGCGCGGCCAGGCCCCCGGCCGGACGCTCCTCGTCATCGGGACGCTCGAACCCCGGAAGAACCTGGGCCTCGTCCTCGACGCCTACGCCCGGCTGCGCGAGCGACGGGCCGACGCGCCCCCGCTCGTGGTCGCGGGCCGGGTCGCCGCCGGCGGCGCCGCGTGGGCGGACCGCGCCGCCCGTCCGCCGCTGATCGGACACGTGAAAATGATGGGCTACGTGGACGACGCCACCCGCCTCCGCCTCTACGCCGATGCCCGAGCCGTCCTGGTGCCGTCGCTGGACGAGGGCTTCGGCCTGCCGGCGCTCGAGGCGATGGCCTGCGGCGTGCCGGTGGTCGTCTCACCGGCGGGCGCGCTGCCGGAGGTCGTCGGCACGGCCGGCATCGTCGCCCCGCTCGACGCCCCCGAGGCGTGGGCCGACGCCATCGAGGGACTGCTGGACGAGGCCCGCGCGGGCGCGCTCGGCGCGCGCGGCCTCGTGCGCGCGGCCGGCTTCTCGTGGGCGACGACGGCCGCGGCCACGTGGAACGCCTATCGGCTGGCGATGGCCGCCCGGGCGGAGCGAGCCTGA
- a CDS encoding glycosyltransferase family 2 protein, with protein MAEPTPTLAIVIVSYNVRADLERCLESLEARTAPFPTTIAVVDNRSSDGTLDWLAKTRPAVMAIDAGANLGFSRANNLGIRATSSDLVLLLNPDTIVGDGAIARLAGALLADPSAAAAGPRLIDADGRVELSFGPMIGPWAEFTQRRLMRAYAAGRPWAEARVARETARGGDRDWVSGACLLARRADLDAVGLLDERYFMYTEDVDLCAAFRARGRRVVYVPEATITHLGGRAAATAPQATEAKRRVSQLAFYRKHHPAWAPLLAWWLRRRGFDVG; from the coding sequence GTGGCTGAGCCCACGCCCACGCTCGCGATCGTGATCGTGAGCTACAACGTGCGCGCGGACCTCGAACGCTGCCTCGAGAGTCTGGAGGCGCGGACTGCGCCTTTCCCCACCACCATCGCCGTCGTCGACAATCGCTCGTCCGACGGCACGCTCGACTGGCTGGCGAAGACGCGGCCGGCGGTCATGGCCATCGACGCCGGCGCCAACCTCGGCTTCTCCCGCGCCAACAACCTGGGCATCCGCGCCACCTCGAGCGACCTCGTCCTGCTGCTGAACCCCGACACCATCGTCGGCGACGGCGCGATTGCGCGGCTGGCCGGGGCCCTCCTGGCGGACCCGTCGGCCGCGGCGGCCGGCCCGCGCCTCATCGACGCCGACGGCCGCGTCGAGCTGTCTTTCGGCCCCATGATCGGCCCGTGGGCCGAGTTCACGCAGCGCCGCCTGATGCGGGCCTACGCGGCGGGCCGGCCGTGGGCCGAGGCGCGCGTGGCCCGGGAGACCGCCCGCGGCGGAGACAGGGACTGGGTGAGCGGCGCGTGCCTGCTGGCCCGGCGTGCCGACCTCGACGCCGTCGGCCTGCTCGACGAGCGGTACTTCATGTACACGGAGGACGTGGACCTCTGCGCCGCCTTCCGCGCGCGCGGGCGACGGGTCGTGTACGTGCCGGAGGCGACCATCACGCACCTCGGCGGCCGGGCGGCCGCGACGGCGCCGCAGGCGACCGAGGCGAAGCGGCGCGTCAGCCAGCTGGCGTTCTACCGGAAGCACCATCCCGCGTGGGCGCCACTCCTGGCCTGGTGGCTGCGCCGCCGCGGCTTCGACGTCGGTTGA